ATTGGATGGGAAGGTTTCTGTTGCGTAACTATCTTTCCGAAACCTTACCGGCAGATCTAGAACGTAAGTTTGTAAGTTATTATCCGCTAGATAGAAAACAAATTATGGATAAAGTGTACCGTAATTCAAATGCGGCACTTTTTCTGAGCTCGTTTGCTGATTTTGTGGCTGAACAAAAAAATCATGTTTTCATACACGATATGGTGATTGAAGGGTTTCGATCATTATTCGAAACGTATTTCGTACCACTAAGAGATAAATTTGATTTTAACAAAATAAATTTTACCGGAAGTGTGGCTGCCGGTTATGAAGATTGGTTACGGCAAACAGCTCGCCATTATGAAATGGAGGTTGAAGTTGTAATTAAAGAGCCTATTCAGAACCTTTTAAATTATTATTTAAATAAAAATTAATTAAAATGAAAATTGGAATTAATGGATTCGGGCGTATCGGACGTCTTGCTTTTAGAGCAGCAATTAACCGTGAGGGTATCGAAGTGGTAGGGATCAATGACCTAGTTGACCCCGAATACATGGCTTATATGTTGAAATATGACTCTACGCACGGTCGTTTTGATGGTACAGTAGAGGCGAAAGACGGAAATTTAGTGGTTAACGGAAAAACGATCCGTGTGACGGCAGAGAAAGATCCTGCTAATTTGAAATGGGGCGATGTAGGAGCTGAGGTAGTTGTGGAGTCTACAGGTCTGTTTTTAACCCAAGAAACCGCCCAAAAACATATTGATGCCGGAGCAAAGAAGGTTGTAATGTCTGCACCTGCAAAAGATGACACACCAACTTTCGTTATGGGTGTTAACCATAAAGAGTTAAAAGCTGATCAACACATTGTTTCTAACGCTTCCTGTACAACGAACTGTTTAGCTCCAGTTGTGAAAGTTTTAAACGATAAGTATGGTATCATAGAAGGTTTAATGAGCACTGTACACGCGGTTACTGCTACTCAAAAAACGGTAGATGGCCCTTCGGTGAAAGATTGGAGAGGTGGACGTGGAGCGTACCAAAATATTATCCCTTCATCAA
This Olivibacter sp. SDN3 DNA region includes the following protein-coding sequences:
- the gap gene encoding type I glyceraldehyde-3-phosphate dehydrogenase — translated: MKIGINGFGRIGRLAFRAAINREGIEVVGINDLVDPEYMAYMLKYDSTHGRFDGTVEAKDGNLVVNGKTIRVTAEKDPANLKWGDVGAEVVVESTGLFLTQETAQKHIDAGAKKVVMSAPAKDDTPTFVMGVNHKELKADQHIVSNASCTTNCLAPVVKVLNDKYGIIEGLMSTVHAVTATQKTVDGPSVKDWRGGRGAYQNIIPSSTGAAKAVGLVIPSIKGKLTGMSFRVPVPDVSVVDLTVRLEKPASYEEIKQTFKEASEGELKGILGYTDEDVVSEDFKGDARTSIFDAKAGIALNDNFVKVVSWYDNEWGYSNKLIDLVQEIGKL